One region of Rhodocaloribacter litoris genomic DNA includes:
- a CDS encoding SMP-30/gluconolactonase/LRE family protein — protein sequence MKRILSLFLLAVCGTGMPGPALAQEPPDTRPYYVGNPLGLPVVPDPGGTFAPISPHVRVYGAIYWAESCTYDAERGVLVVPNRGVPQRVQANDAWVSLINHDGSVHTARWIGVQGPDERARLTPPLVLNDPLGSEIAGGVLYMADRDGGTGPDDPSVAVIRRFDLRTGMPAGDVRIEGSPWINDLAVAPDGTVYATQTGDFGDDPDPATWRVWKVSPDGTASVFAQGPPLRMPNGIAFDPEGHLVVVNFGNADVLTFAPDGRLVRTEQAAQPGGDGLVILPDGTKYVSSVRHGGVSRIRPGEAAELIAENIPSAASMCYDAGAHQLVIPMNPNNGLAFVPLD from the coding sequence ATGAAACGCATCCTCTCACTTTTTCTCCTGGCCGTCTGCGGGACCGGCATGCCCGGCCCGGCCCTGGCCCAGGAACCACCCGATACGCGGCCCTACTACGTCGGCAACCCGCTGGGCCTGCCCGTCGTCCCGGACCCCGGCGGCACCTTCGCCCCCATCTCGCCCCACGTCCGGGTCTACGGGGCCATCTACTGGGCCGAGAGCTGCACCTACGACGCGGAGCGGGGCGTGCTCGTGGTGCCCAACCGCGGCGTGCCGCAGCGCGTCCAGGCCAATGACGCCTGGGTGTCCCTCATCAACCACGACGGGTCGGTGCATACGGCCCGGTGGATCGGCGTGCAGGGCCCGGACGAACGGGCGCGCCTGACGCCGCCGCTCGTGCTGAACGATCCCCTGGGCAGCGAGATCGCCGGGGGCGTGCTCTATATGGCCGACCGGGATGGCGGCACGGGCCCGGACGATCCCAGCGTCGCCGTCATCCGGCGGTTCGACCTCCGCACGGGCATGCCGGCTGGCGACGTTCGCATCGAAGGCTCTCCCTGGATCAACGACCTGGCCGTCGCTCCCGACGGGACGGTCTACGCCACCCAGACGGGCGACTTCGGTGACGACCCCGACCCTGCGACGTGGCGCGTCTGGAAGGTCTCGCCGGACGGCACGGCGTCGGTCTTTGCCCAGGGGCCGCCGCTCCGCATGCCCAACGGCATCGCCTTCGACCCCGAGGGCCATCTCGTCGTCGTCAACTTCGGCAACGCCGACGTGCTGACCTTTGCGCCGGACGGCCGGCTGGTCCGTACGGAGCAGGCCGCCCAGCCCGGCGGCGACGGGCTCGTGATCCTGCCGGACGGGACGAAGTACGTGAGCAGCGTCCGGCACGGCGGCGTCTCGCGCATCCGCCCGGGCGAGGCGGCCGAACTCATCGCCGAGAACATCCCGAGTGCCGCATCGATGTGCTACGACGCCGGCGCCCACCAACTGGTCATCCCCATGAACCCGAACAACGGCCTCGCCTTCGTTCCCCTCGATTGA
- a CDS encoding aldo/keto reductase, whose amino-acid sequence MQTRTLGTGLDVSALGFGCMGLSFGYGPATDRAEAVALIRHAVDLGVTFFDTAEVYGPFINEEIVGEALAPVRDRVVIATKFGFDIDPETGQMRSGGMPLNSRPEHIRRAVDGMLRRLRTDRIDLLYQHRVDPEVPIEDVAGTVKDLIQEGKVLHFGLSEAGVRTIRRAHAVQPVAALQSEYSLWWREPEEEILPVLEELGIGFVPFSPLGKGFLTGKIDVTTTFAENDFRNTVPRFDPENRKANLALVDLLRRIAGEKGATPAQIALAWLLARKPWIVPIPGTTKRHRLEENVAAADLTLTAGDLQEIEEALARIEIRGARYPESAQRMIDR is encoded by the coding sequence ATGCAAACACGCACACTCGGAACCGGCCTCGACGTGTCGGCCCTCGGCTTTGGCTGCATGGGCCTCAGCTTCGGCTACGGGCCCGCCACCGACCGCGCCGAGGCCGTCGCCCTCATCCGCCACGCCGTGGACCTGGGCGTGACGTTCTTCGACACGGCCGAGGTCTACGGGCCGTTCATCAATGAAGAGATCGTCGGCGAGGCGCTCGCGCCCGTCCGCGACCGGGTCGTCATCGCCACCAAGTTCGGGTTCGACATCGACCCCGAGACGGGCCAGATGCGGTCCGGCGGGATGCCGCTCAACAGCCGCCCCGAGCACATCCGCCGGGCCGTCGACGGGATGCTCCGGCGGCTGCGCACCGACCGCATCGACCTGCTCTACCAGCACCGCGTCGACCCGGAGGTGCCCATCGAGGACGTGGCCGGCACCGTGAAGGACCTGATCCAGGAGGGCAAGGTGCTCCACTTCGGGCTCTCCGAGGCCGGCGTCCGGACGATCCGCCGGGCGCACGCCGTGCAGCCGGTCGCGGCGCTCCAGAGCGAGTACTCCCTGTGGTGGCGCGAGCCGGAGGAGGAGATCCTGCCGGTGCTCGAAGAACTCGGCATCGGCTTCGTCCCCTTCAGCCCGCTGGGCAAGGGCTTCCTCACGGGGAAGATCGACGTCACGACGACGTTCGCCGAGAACGACTTCCGGAACACCGTCCCGCGCTTCGACCCGGAGAACCGGAAGGCGAACCTGGCGCTGGTGGACCTGCTCCGGCGGATCGCCGGCGAGAAGGGGGCGACGCCGGCACAGATCGCGCTCGCGTGGCTGCTGGCCCGGAAGCCGTGGATCGTTCCCATCCCCGGGACGACGAAGCGGCACCGCCTCGAAGAGAACGTGGCGGCGGCCGACCTCACGCTTACGGCCGGCGACCTGCAGGAGATCGAGGAGGCCCTCGCCCGGATCGAGATCCGCGGCGCCCGCTATCCCGAGAGTGCCCAGCGGATGATCGACCGCTAG
- a CDS encoding PQQ-dependent sugar dehydrogenase has product MKPLSLLLLVASVLVAGCTQPESSPGATQAAACEPLETAPREAPGREPAFPGQTRACGVTSDVAFDVVVLTTALERPWAVEPLPDGALLVTEKPGRMRVVSAGGEVGPPLAGVPAVDDRGQGGLLDVALSPDFATDRTIFWSYTEPREGGNGTSIARGVLSADRRRLENVRVILRTQPTYDNNFHYGSRIVFAGDGTLFVTVGERADTLMRIHAQRLDGHLGKVLRIRPDGSPAPDNPFVGREDALPEIWSYGHRNPQAAALDAQGRLWVIEHGPRGGDELNLAEKGKNYGWPLITYGIDYRGGPITYAGGPAEGAGTQGEGLEQPVYFWDPVIAPSGAQFYDGAAFPAWQGSLFIGALRAMRLVRLVIEDDRVTGEEHLLTDRNQRIRDVRQGPDGMLYLVTDEGQLLKLTPRG; this is encoded by the coding sequence ATGAAACCCCTGTCGCTGCTGCTTCTCGTCGCGTCGGTGCTGGTCGCCGGCTGCACGCAACCCGAATCGTCGCCCGGCGCCACGCAGGCGGCGGCGTGCGAACCGCTGGAGACGGCCCCGCGGGAAGCGCCCGGTCGTGAGCCCGCCTTCCCGGGGCAGACCCGCGCCTGTGGCGTCACCTCGGACGTCGCCTTCGATGTGGTTGTGCTGACCACGGCCCTCGAGCGCCCGTGGGCCGTCGAGCCGCTCCCCGACGGCGCGCTGCTGGTCACCGAAAAGCCCGGCCGGATGCGGGTCGTCTCGGCCGGCGGCGAGGTCGGCCCGCCCCTCGCCGGGGTCCCCGCCGTGGACGACCGGGGCCAGGGCGGCCTGCTCGACGTGGCCCTGAGCCCGGACTTCGCCACGGACCGCACCATCTTCTGGAGCTATACCGAGCCGCGGGAGGGCGGCAACGGCACCAGCATCGCACGCGGCGTCCTCTCGGCGGACCGCCGGCGCCTGGAGAACGTGCGCGTCATCCTGCGGACGCAGCCGACCTATGACAACAACTTCCACTATGGCTCACGCATCGTCTTTGCCGGGGACGGGACGTTGTTCGTTACCGTCGGCGAGCGCGCGGACACCCTCATGCGCATTCACGCCCAGCGGCTCGACGGCCACCTCGGCAAGGTGCTGCGCATCCGGCCGGACGGCTCGCCGGCGCCGGACAACCCGTTCGTCGGCCGGGAGGACGCCCTTCCCGAGATCTGGTCCTACGGCCACCGCAACCCCCAGGCCGCGGCCCTCGATGCACAGGGGCGGCTCTGGGTCATCGAGCACGGCCCCCGCGGCGGCGACGAGCTGAACCTGGCAGAGAAAGGGAAGAACTACGGCTGGCCGCTGATCACCTACGGCATCGACTACCGGGGCGGCCCGATCACGTATGCCGGCGGTCCGGCCGAGGGCGCCGGGACGCAGGGCGAGGGGCTCGAGCAGCCGGTGTACTTCTGGGACCCGGTGATCGCCCCGTCGGGCGCGCAGTTCTACGACGGCGCGGCGTTCCCGGCGTGGCAGGGCAGCCTGTTCATCGGCGCGCTGCGCGCAATGCGGCTCGTGCGGCTCGTCATCGAAGACGACCGGGTCACCGGCGAGGAGCACCTGCTCACGGACCGGAACCAGCGCATCCGCGACGTGCGGCAGGGCCCCGACGGGATGCTGTACCTCGTCACCGACGAAGGCCAGCTGTTGAAGCTCACACCGCGCGGTTGA
- a CDS encoding nuclear transport factor 2 family protein — MKPLRILVLLLILAPSSALAQATGVEQTLRDLSATKWQWMADQNVDDLATLFHDQSKFVHMSGTWGKVRELDIIRSGSIHYKHADVHDVAVEIVGDTALLWSRITLQAVVRGNEVSNEFTVTEVYKAIEGDWKLLALTFSSVRDEHRIEH, encoded by the coding sequence TTGAAACCGCTCCGCATCCTCGTCCTGCTCCTGATCCTCGCCCCGTCGAGTGCTCTTGCTCAGGCGACCGGCGTGGAACAGACCCTCCGGGATCTCTCCGCCACGAAATGGCAATGGATGGCCGATCAGAACGTGGATGATCTGGCCACCCTTTTTCATGACCAGTCCAAATTCGTCCACATGAGCGGCACCTGGGGCAAGGTGCGCGAGCTCGACATCATCCGAAGCGGCAGCATCCACTACAAACACGCAGACGTCCACGACGTGGCGGTGGAGATCGTCGGCGATACGGCCCTGCTCTGGAGTCGCATCACCCTGCAGGCGGTGGTCCGGGGCAACGAGGTGTCCAACGAGTTCACCGTCACCGAGGTCTACAAAGCGATAGAGGGGGACTGGAAACTGCTGGCCCTGACCTTCAGCAGCGTACGCGACGAACATCGCATCGAGCATTGA